One stretch of Saccharopolyspora erythraea DNA includes these proteins:
- the rplU gene encoding 50S ribosomal protein L21: MYAIVKTGGKQYKVAVGDVVEVEKLEGEPGTDVTFPALLLVDGSDVTADADALAKVSVTGKLVEQTKGPKIRIHKFKNKTGYHKRQGHRQKLTRVEVTGITK, encoded by the coding sequence ATGTACGCGATCGTCAAGACCGGCGGCAAGCAGTACAAGGTGGCTGTCGGGGATGTCGTCGAGGTCGAGAAGCTCGAAGGCGAGCCGGGCACCGATGTCACCTTCCCGGCGCTTCTGCTCGTCGACGGCTCCGATGTCACCGCCGACGCCGACGCGCTGGCGAAGGTTTCGGTGACCGGCAAGCTGGTCGAGCAGACCAAGGGCCCCAAGATCCGCATCCACAAGTTCAAGAACAAGACCGGCTACCACAAGCGCCAGGGTCACCGGCAGAAGCTGACCCGCGTTGAGGTCACCGGCATCACCAAGTGA
- the rpmA gene encoding 50S ribosomal protein L27, translating to MAHKKGASSSRNGRDSNPKYLGVKRFGGQVVKAGEIIVRQRGTKFHPGLNVGRGGDDTLFALSAGTVEFGSTRNRKTVSIVPAEA from the coding sequence ATGGCACACAAGAAGGGCGCATCCAGCTCTCGGAACGGCCGCGACTCGAACCCGAAGTACCTCGGGGTCAAGCGATTCGGTGGTCAGGTCGTCAAGGCCGGTGAGATCATCGTCCGCCAGCGCGGCACCAAGTTCCACCCGGGCCTGAACGTCGGCCGCGGTGGGGACGACACCCTCTTCGCGCTTTCCGCGGGCACCGTCGAGTTCGGTAGCACGCGCAACCGCAAGACCGTCAGCATCGTGCCGGCCGAGGCCTGA
- the obgE gene encoding GTPase ObgE — protein sequence MEAFVSRFVDRVTIHVAAGDGGNGCASVHREKYKPLGGPDGGNGGRGGDVRLVVDPGVHTLLDFHHRPHARASNGKQGRGSMRNGAIGEDLVLSVPEGTVVLTPDGEVLADLVGAGTTFVAAEGGRGGLGNAALSSKARRAPGFALLGEPGGEHDLVLELKSVADAGLVGFPSAGKSSLISVLSAAKPKIADYPFTTLVPNLGVVTAGDTVFTVADVPGLIPGASEGRGLGLDFLRHIERCAVLVHVVDCATQEPGRDPLSDVDALEEELARYTPALKTEHGAGDLESRPRLVVLNKMDVPEARELAELVRPELAQRGWPVFEVSTASHEGLRELRFALAEAVEEYRAEQPEPEPARTIVRPLGVGDTGFTVEPDPDFEDAFIVRGEKPERWVRQTQFDNDEAVGFLADRLAKLGVEEALAKQGAKPGSQVTIGAVTFDWEPSTPAGVAGVLGGRGSDLRLDQDERISAHERKAAKKARRTSLDEEGGYVGE from the coding sequence TTGGAGGCATTCGTGTCGCGGTTCGTCGACCGCGTGACCATCCACGTCGCCGCTGGCGACGGCGGTAACGGTTGCGCATCGGTGCATCGGGAGAAGTACAAACCGCTCGGCGGACCCGACGGCGGCAACGGCGGCCGGGGCGGTGACGTCCGGCTGGTCGTCGACCCGGGCGTGCACACGCTGCTGGACTTCCACCACCGCCCGCACGCGCGTGCCTCCAACGGCAAGCAGGGCCGGGGGAGCATGCGCAACGGTGCGATCGGCGAGGACCTCGTGCTGTCGGTGCCGGAGGGCACCGTGGTGCTCACCCCGGACGGCGAGGTCCTTGCCGACCTGGTGGGCGCGGGCACGACCTTCGTGGCGGCGGAGGGCGGACGTGGCGGCCTCGGCAACGCGGCGCTGTCGTCCAAGGCCCGCAGGGCGCCCGGTTTCGCGCTGCTCGGTGAGCCGGGCGGGGAGCACGACCTGGTCCTGGAGCTGAAGTCGGTCGCCGACGCCGGCCTGGTCGGCTTCCCCTCGGCGGGCAAGTCGTCGCTGATCTCGGTGCTGTCGGCGGCCAAGCCGAAGATCGCCGACTACCCCTTCACCACCCTGGTGCCCAACCTCGGCGTGGTCACCGCCGGTGACACCGTGTTCACCGTCGCCGACGTGCCGGGGCTCATCCCCGGTGCCAGTGAGGGGCGCGGTCTAGGGCTTGACTTCCTGCGCCACATCGAGCGCTGCGCGGTTCTGGTGCACGTCGTGGACTGCGCCACCCAGGAACCCGGCCGCGACCCGCTGTCCGATGTGGACGCGCTGGAGGAGGAGCTCGCGCGCTACACGCCCGCGCTGAAGACCGAGCACGGCGCCGGAGACCTGGAGTCCCGGCCGCGCCTGGTGGTGCTCAACAAGATGGACGTGCCCGAGGCCAGGGAGCTGGCCGAGCTGGTCCGGCCCGAGCTGGCGCAGCGCGGCTGGCCGGTCTTCGAGGTCTCCACCGCCAGCCACGAGGGCCTGCGCGAGCTGCGTTTCGCGCTGGCCGAGGCGGTCGAGGAGTACCGGGCCGAGCAGCCGGAACCGGAACCGGCCCGCACGATCGTGCGGCCGTTGGGCGTCGGCGACACCGGCTTCACCGTCGAGCCCGACCCGGACTTCGAGGACGCCTTCATCGTGAGGGGGGAAAAACCCGAGCGGTGGGTGCGCCAGACCCAGTTCGACAACGACGAGGCGGTGGGCTTCCTCGCCGACCGGCTGGCGAAGCTGGGCGTGGAGGAGGCGCTGGCCAAGCAGGGCGCCAAGCCCGGCAGCCAGGTCACCATCGGCGCGGTGACCTTCGACTGGGAGCCCTCGACGCCGGCCGGGGTCGCCGGTGTGCTGGGCGGACGCGGAAGCGACCTGCGGCTGGACCAGGACGAGCGGATCTCGGCCCACGAGCGCAAGGCGGCCAAGAAGGCGCGCCGGACCTCGCTCGACGAGGAGGGCGGCTACGTCGGTGAGTGA
- the proB gene encoding glutamate 5-kinase: MSELSPTRRLIAAAQRIVVKVGSSSLTRAKGGLDHARLAGLVDTVARRVCAGGQVVLVSSGAIAAGITPLGLGRRPRDLASQQAAASVGQQALAHAYAESFARYSLTVGQVLLTADDVVRRSHYRNAQRTLNRLLTLGAVPVVNENDTVATTEIRFGDNDRLAALVSHLVGADALVLLSDVDALYDGDPRRGGASAILEVNGAEDMLGVEAGSTGSSGLGTGGMASKVEAARVASSAGIPVLLTSAALADRALGDADVGTAFAATGSRLSARRFWLAHAADASGRLWLDDGAVSAVVKRRRSLLAAGITAVEGAFDGGDVVELVDPSGTVTARGVVAYDAEELPALIGRSSHELPPEQRREVVHADDLVPLR; encoded by the coding sequence GTGAGTGAGCTGTCGCCGACCAGGCGGTTGATCGCTGCGGCGCAGCGCATCGTGGTGAAGGTCGGCTCGTCCTCGCTGACCAGGGCGAAGGGTGGCCTCGACCACGCCAGGCTGGCCGGGCTGGTCGACACGGTGGCGCGGCGGGTCTGTGCCGGGGGACAGGTGGTGCTGGTCTCCTCCGGGGCCATCGCCGCCGGCATCACCCCGCTCGGCCTGGGCCGCAGACCCCGCGACCTGGCCAGCCAGCAGGCCGCTGCCAGCGTCGGGCAGCAGGCGCTGGCCCACGCCTACGCCGAGTCCTTCGCCCGCTACTCGCTGACCGTGGGCCAGGTCCTGCTCACCGCCGACGACGTGGTCCGGCGCTCGCACTACCGCAACGCGCAGCGCACCCTGAACCGGCTGCTCACGCTGGGCGCGGTGCCGGTGGTCAACGAGAACGACACGGTGGCCACCACCGAGATCCGCTTCGGCGACAACGACCGCCTCGCCGCGCTGGTCTCGCACCTGGTCGGCGCCGACGCCCTGGTCCTGCTGTCCGATGTGGACGCCCTCTACGACGGAGATCCCCGCCGGGGCGGCGCGTCGGCGATCCTGGAGGTCAACGGCGCCGAGGACATGCTGGGCGTGGAGGCGGGCAGCACCGGCTCGTCCGGGCTGGGCACCGGTGGGATGGCCTCGAAGGTCGAGGCCGCGCGGGTGGCGTCGTCCGCGGGCATCCCGGTGCTGCTGACCTCCGCGGCGCTGGCCGACCGCGCGCTCGGCGACGCCGACGTGGGAACCGCCTTCGCCGCGACGGGTTCGCGGCTGTCGGCCCGCCGCTTCTGGCTGGCCCACGCCGCCGACGCCAGCGGCAGGCTGTGGCTGGACGACGGCGCGGTGTCGGCGGTGGTCAAGCGGCGCCGGTCGCTGCTGGCGGCGGGCATCACCGCCGTCGAGGGCGCGTTCGACGGCGGTGACGTCGTCGAGCTGGTCGATCCGTCGGGGACGGTGACGGCCAGGGGCGTGGTTGCCTACGACGCCGAGGAACTGCCCGCGCTGATCGGGCGCTCCAGCCACGAGCTGCCTCCCGAACAGCGCCGCGAGGTCGTGCACGCCGACGACCTGGTGCCGTTGCGCTGA
- a CDS encoding RNA polymerase sigma-70 factor, translating to MASDHVAEFEAHRPRLFAVGYRLLGSAAEAEDLVQETFLRWNDADRDVIRTPAAWLTKVLTNLCLNRLASARSRREDYIGIWLPEPVMTDDSALGPLDTAERRESVSLAMLVLLEKLTPAERAVFVLREAFGYRHREIAEILDITESNSQQVHRRAQAHLRERPRFDASGDQQRRIAELFLDAARGGDLPALERLLADDVVSSADGGGVAGAARNAIRGASRVARYFAGLLDVPLPGLELRVVELNGQPGMLAVVGDALISVTVVEAGDDRVRRIYNVLNPDKLRFLAAQCGLVARNWRQVIEDTSGSVMELRAARFRE from the coding sequence ATGGCCAGCGATCACGTCGCGGAGTTCGAAGCGCACCGGCCGAGGCTTTTCGCTGTCGGCTACCGCCTGCTCGGGTCGGCGGCCGAGGCCGAGGACCTGGTGCAGGAGACCTTCCTGCGCTGGAACGACGCCGATCGCGACGTCATCCGCACGCCCGCGGCGTGGCTGACGAAGGTGCTGACCAACCTGTGCCTCAACCGGCTCGCGTCGGCGCGGTCCCGGCGCGAGGACTACATCGGGATCTGGCTCCCGGAGCCGGTCATGACCGACGACTCCGCGCTCGGCCCACTGGACACCGCTGAGCGGCGCGAGTCGGTGTCGCTGGCGATGCTGGTGCTGCTGGAGAAGCTGACCCCGGCCGAACGCGCGGTCTTCGTGCTGCGCGAGGCGTTCGGCTACCGGCACCGCGAGATCGCCGAGATCCTCGACATCACCGAGTCGAACTCGCAGCAGGTCCACCGCCGTGCACAGGCGCACCTGCGGGAGCGGCCGCGCTTCGACGCCTCGGGCGATCAGCAGCGCCGGATCGCCGAACTGTTCCTCGACGCCGCCCGCGGTGGCGACCTACCGGCGCTGGAACGCCTGCTCGCCGACGACGTCGTGTCCTCCGCCGACGGCGGTGGCGTGGCGGGCGCGGCGCGCAACGCCATCCGCGGCGCGAGCCGGGTCGCGCGCTACTTCGCCGGTTTGCTGGACGTGCCGCTGCCTGGGCTGGAGTTGCGGGTCGTGGAGCTCAACGGCCAGCCGGGAATGCTCGCCGTGGTCGGCGACGCCTTGATCAGCGTGACGGTCGTCGAGGCCGGCGATGACCGCGTGCGACGCATCTACAACGTCCTCAACCCCGACAAGCTGCGGTTCCTCGCCGCGCAGTGCGGGCTGGTCGCGCGCAACTGGAGGCAGGTGATCGAGGACACGTCCGGTTCCGTCATGGAACTGCGTGCTGCCCGGTTCAGGGAGTGA
- a CDS encoding NAD(P)/FAD-dependent oxidoreductase yields the protein MTHRIVVLGAGYAGLLAARRIADGVDARVTLVNAADEFVERVRLHQAAAGQRLNRWPLEDIVREAGIELVVGRVTGVDAERREVVVDGGHVLGYDKLVYALGSHADVESVPGVARHALAVATATDAAELRLRAAELAARGGVLGIVGGGSTGIEAATELAETYPDLRVRLLAGPEPLGWLSPKGRAHVRRVFDRLGIESTPGALVSEVREDRIVLADGSDVDVDATLWSAGFRVPGFATEAGLECDGSGRIRVDASMRSVSHPDVYAVGDAARARAHGGPELRMSCAAGLPMAGRAARSIIAELTGDTPKPLRFRYYNLCMSLGRRDGLIQFVHGDDTPRNAVLTGRTAARYKETIVRGAAWVVRRSPYVGRRGKPVPGGSLAV from the coding sequence ATGACTCACCGGATCGTGGTGCTGGGCGCGGGTTACGCGGGACTGCTGGCCGCCCGCCGGATCGCCGACGGCGTCGACGCGCGGGTCACGCTGGTCAACGCCGCCGACGAGTTCGTGGAACGGGTGCGCCTGCACCAGGCCGCCGCCGGACAGCGGCTGAACCGCTGGCCGCTGGAAGACATCGTGCGCGAGGCGGGAATCGAGCTGGTCGTGGGCCGGGTCACCGGCGTCGACGCGGAGCGGCGCGAGGTCGTGGTCGACGGAGGCCACGTCCTCGGCTACGACAAGCTGGTCTACGCGCTGGGCAGCCACGCGGACGTCGAGAGCGTGCCCGGAGTCGCGCGGCACGCTCTGGCGGTGGCGACCGCGACCGACGCCGCGGAACTCCGGCTGCGGGCGGCCGAGCTCGCCGCCCGCGGTGGCGTTCTCGGCATCGTCGGTGGTGGCTCGACCGGGATCGAGGCCGCCACCGAACTCGCCGAGACCTATCCGGACCTGCGGGTCCGGTTGCTGGCGGGACCGGAACCGCTGGGCTGGTTGTCGCCGAAGGGCAGGGCGCACGTGCGCCGGGTGTTCGACCGGCTGGGCATCGAATCCACGCCTGGCGCGCTGGTTTCGGAGGTCCGCGAGGACCGGATCGTGCTCGCCGACGGCTCGGACGTCGACGTCGACGCGACGCTGTGGAGCGCGGGCTTCCGCGTTCCCGGGTTCGCGACCGAGGCCGGTCTGGAATGCGACGGCAGCGGCCGGATCCGGGTCGACGCCTCGATGCGCTCGGTCTCGCACCCCGACGTCTACGCCGTCGGCGACGCGGCGAGGGCGCGGGCGCACGGCGGACCCGAGCTGCGGATGTCGTGCGCGGCGGGGCTGCCGATGGCGGGCCGGGCGGCCCGGTCGATCATCGCCGAGCTGACCGGCGACACCCCGAAACCGCTGCGCTTCCGCTACTACAACCTGTGCATGAGCCTGGGGCGCCGGGACGGCCTGATCCAGTTCGTGCACGGCGACGACACCCCGCGCAACGCGGTGCTCACCGGCCGGACCGCGGCCCGCTACAAGGAGACCATCGTGCGGGGCGCCGCGTGGGTGGTGCGGCGCAGCCCGTACGTCGGCCGCCGCGGGAAGCCCGTGCCCGGTGGCTCGCTCGCGGTGTGA
- a CDS encoding MFS transporter translates to MPEYATAQAERHRLPMRKLVAASIGNAIEWYDWTVYTAFSVYFAAAFFPGELALINTLATFALAFFFRPLGGWLLGRFADLRGRKPAMLLTIGLMAGGSLIIGLLPSFHVIGWAAPILLVLARIGQGVSLGGEVSNASAYLAEIAPPDRRGRYSSFFYISTGTALLVASLLGYLLTSVLTEQQLTEFGWRIPFVLGGVLGLVGMWLRGALEETEQFEVNQPKAKALKNPLLLTLTEHPKAVGQLIGFSMLSTLCYYTFFSALTPFAVKTRHADATDVFLALSVATVLFVALQYPMGVLSDRYGRKPQLLVWSAATAVLIVPLSTLVRPGLGGLLVVFCVGIGLYTAMTSIAPAIMSELFPTELRGLGIGAWYNLTVAIFGGTAPLVIQAFAAFDASTLFFWYIATGAAVAFLVILTLPETRGTELR, encoded by the coding sequence ATGCCCGAGTACGCGACCGCCCAGGCCGAGCGCCACCGGCTTCCGATGCGCAAGCTCGTCGCGGCGAGCATCGGCAATGCGATCGAGTGGTACGACTGGACCGTCTACACGGCGTTCAGCGTGTACTTCGCCGCCGCGTTCTTCCCCGGCGAACTCGCGCTGATCAACACGCTGGCGACCTTCGCGCTCGCGTTCTTCTTCCGCCCGCTGGGTGGCTGGCTGCTCGGCCGGTTCGCCGACCTGCGAGGGCGCAAACCGGCCATGCTGCTGACCATCGGCCTGATGGCCGGCGGCTCGCTGATCATCGGGCTGCTGCCGAGCTTCCACGTGATCGGGTGGGCGGCGCCGATCCTGCTGGTGCTGGCCAGGATCGGGCAGGGCGTCTCGCTCGGGGGCGAGGTCTCCAACGCCTCGGCCTACCTCGCCGAGATCGCGCCGCCGGACCGCCGCGGCCGCTACTCGTCGTTCTTCTACATCTCCACCGGCACCGCGCTGCTGGTGGCCTCGCTGCTGGGCTACCTGCTGACCAGCGTGCTCACCGAGCAGCAGCTCACCGAGTTCGGGTGGCGCATCCCGTTCGTGCTCGGCGGTGTTCTCGGACTGGTCGGGATGTGGCTGCGCGGCGCGCTGGAGGAGACCGAGCAGTTCGAGGTGAACCAGCCCAAGGCCAAGGCGCTGAAGAACCCGCTGCTGCTGACGCTGACCGAGCACCCGAAGGCTGTCGGCCAGCTCATCGGGTTCAGCATGCTCTCGACGCTGTGCTACTACACGTTCTTCAGCGCGCTCACCCCGTTCGCGGTCAAGACCCGGCACGCCGACGCGACCGACGTTTTCCTCGCGCTCTCGGTGGCGACCGTGCTGTTCGTCGCGTTGCAGTACCCGATGGGCGTGCTCTCCGACCGCTACGGCCGCAAGCCGCAGCTGCTGGTGTGGTCGGCGGCCACCGCCGTGCTGATCGTGCCGCTGTCCACGCTGGTGCGGCCCGGGCTCGGTGGTCTGCTCGTCGTCTTCTGCGTCGGGATCGGGCTCTACACCGCGATGACCTCGATCGCGCCGGCGATCATGTCCGAGCTGTTCCCCACCGAGCTGCGCGGGCTGGGCATCGGCGCCTGGTACAACCTGACCGTGGCGATCTTCGGCGGCACCGCGCCGCTGGTGATCCAGGCGTTCGCGGCGTTCGACGCGTCCACCCTGTTCTTCTGGTACATCGCGACCGGTGCCGCGGTGGCGTTCCTGGTGATCCTCACCCTGCCGGAGACCCGCGGCACCGAGCTGCGCTGA
- a CDS encoding zinc finger protein, with protein sequence MPHPFHWQPGDGLRHATLQSRPRGGFTDETRVNTLCGTSIKVDDSEHAWLWNTCRECNKVARVLAGIQ encoded by the coding sequence GTGCCCCACCCGTTCCATTGGCAACCAGGCGACGGGCTGCGCCATGCGACTCTCCAGAGCCGCCCCCGCGGCGGGTTCACCGACGAAACGCGCGTCAACACCCTGTGCGGCACGTCCATCAAAGTGGACGATTCCGAGCACGCCTGGCTGTGGAACACCTGCCGCGAGTGCAACAAGGTCGCCCGCGTCCTCGCCGGCATCCAATGA
- a CDS encoding helix-turn-helix domain-containing protein has product MVRSGAGSPKARALGAELRECRDKAGMTVRALARRLGIAHVRVARYESGTSVPAADEVAGYLTAAGVKGGERERILRLAREVGEPSWLTCRVPGVRPELTTLIEFERTATEITNLSPMLIPGLLQTADYARALMTDLPPGEVEKRVMLRVGRRDVLTRGDAPRLTAFVLEAALREPIGGPGVMAEQLGFVAEMARRPNVEVRVLPSGARSLHAGHAGPFVLFEFPKAAPIVHLEHYSSAAFLYGARDVQAYQQARDNLRTVAMSQPESLQVLGACAEEMENRE; this is encoded by the coding sequence ATGGTCAGAAGTGGCGCCGGGAGCCCGAAAGCTCGAGCGCTCGGGGCTGAACTGCGGGAATGCCGGGACAAGGCCGGCATGACCGTGCGTGCGCTGGCGCGGCGGCTGGGCATCGCGCACGTGCGGGTCGCCCGCTACGAGAGCGGAACCAGCGTGCCCGCGGCCGACGAGGTGGCCGGCTACCTCACCGCCGCCGGTGTCAAGGGCGGCGAGCGCGAACGCATCCTGCGGCTGGCCCGCGAGGTCGGCGAACCGAGCTGGCTGACCTGCCGGGTGCCCGGGGTGCGGCCGGAGCTGACGACGCTGATCGAGTTCGAGCGCACCGCCACCGAGATCACCAACCTGTCCCCCATGCTGATCCCGGGGCTGCTGCAGACCGCCGACTACGCCCGCGCGCTGATGACCGACCTGCCGCCTGGCGAGGTCGAGAAGCGCGTGATGCTGCGCGTCGGCCGTCGCGACGTGCTAACCCGCGGCGACGCCCCGCGGCTGACCGCGTTCGTGCTGGAGGCGGCGTTACGCGAGCCGATCGGCGGCCCCGGGGTCATGGCCGAGCAGCTCGGGTTCGTCGCCGAGATGGCCCGCAGGCCCAACGTCGAGGTCCGGGTACTGCCCTCCGGGGCGCGTTCGCTGCACGCCGGTCACGCCGGGCCGTTCGTCCTCTTCGAATTCCCGAAAGCGGCTCCGATAGTCCATCTGGAGCATTACAGTTCCGCCGCCTTTCTGTATGGCGCAAGGGATGTGCAGGCCTACCAACAGGCTCGCGATAACCTCCGCACCGTGGCGATGAGCCAACCCGAGTCACTTCAGGTGCTCGGTGCGTGTGCAGAGGAAATGGAGAATCGCGAATGA
- a CDS encoding DUF397 domain-containing protein: MTLRPTGWRKSSHSARHTDCVEVGRVRGGAAVRDSKDRASRYFAASDTQWRSFVVAVKSGRFDF, encoded by the coding sequence ATGACGTTGCGCCCCACCGGTTGGCGGAAGTCCTCCCACTCGGCAAGGCACACCGACTGCGTCGAGGTCGGCCGGGTACGCGGCGGTGCCGCCGTGCGGGACTCGAAAGACCGGGCCTCGCGGTACTTCGCCGCGTCGGACACCCAGTGGCGGTCGTTCGTCGTGGCCGTGAAATCAGGCCGGTTCGATTTCTGA
- a CDS encoding RecQ family ATP-dependent DNA helicase, whose protein sequence is MDENALRELAEERLRALAGPEAALRDDQWNAIRALVLQRRRALVVQRTGWGKSAVYFVATALLRELGEGPTVIVSPLLALMRNQVEAAAAAGVNAVTINSANPEEWAAIEEQVVVGDVDVLLVSPERLNNPDFRDNVLPELTQNAGLLVVDEAHCISDWGHDFRPDYRRLRTLLTELPEGVPVLATTATANDRVVTDVSEQLGVGGEFSDPQETLVLRGSLDRESLRLGVVRLPTAQARLGWLASRLGDLPGSGIIYTLTVAATEEVAGYLRDQGYEVASYSGRTDPAERQRAEEDLLANRVKALVATSALGMGFDKPDLGFVAHLGAPSSPIAYYQQIGRAGRGVRRADALLLPGPEDQDIWSYFASLAFPPESTVRAILDALAEAGGTLSTAALEPRVELGRTRLEMVLKVLDVDGAVRRVKGGWEATGQPWSYDAERYERINAERRAEQQAMLDYLATSGCRMEFLRRQLDDPGAQPCGRCDNCTGAGYSAEVDERAVEQAGERLRRPGVELSPRKMWPTGMEALGVPVSGKLRADELTGQGRAVGRLTDIGWGNRLRELLATSAPDQELPEDLFNACVQVLAAWDWAQRPAGVVALGSRTRPKLVRSLASRIAEIGRLPLLGEVATNPATRPQRATNSAQRIAALWQQFRVPQELAARLSALDGPVLLMDDYADTGWTATIAGRLLREAGAPAVLPFALATTG, encoded by the coding sequence GTGGACGAAAACGCCCTGCGCGAACTCGCCGAAGAACGACTCCGCGCCCTGGCCGGTCCCGAAGCCGCGCTGCGCGACGACCAGTGGAACGCGATCCGCGCGCTCGTGCTGCAACGCCGCCGCGCGCTGGTCGTCCAGCGCACCGGCTGGGGGAAGTCCGCCGTGTACTTCGTGGCCACCGCCCTGCTGCGCGAGCTCGGCGAGGGTCCGACGGTCATCGTGTCGCCGCTGCTGGCGCTGATGCGCAACCAGGTGGAGGCCGCCGCCGCTGCCGGGGTCAACGCGGTGACGATCAACTCCGCCAACCCCGAGGAATGGGCGGCGATCGAGGAGCAGGTCGTCGTCGGCGACGTCGACGTGCTGCTGGTGAGCCCGGAGCGGCTGAACAACCCCGACTTCCGCGACAACGTGCTGCCCGAGCTCACCCAGAACGCCGGGCTGCTGGTGGTCGACGAGGCGCACTGCATCTCCGACTGGGGCCACGACTTCCGCCCCGACTACCGGCGTCTGCGGACCCTGCTCACCGAGCTGCCCGAAGGCGTGCCGGTGCTGGCCACCACCGCGACCGCCAACGACCGCGTGGTCACCGACGTCTCCGAGCAGCTCGGAGTCGGCGGCGAGTTCTCCGACCCGCAGGAGACGCTGGTGCTGCGCGGCAGCCTGGACCGCGAGAGCCTCCGGCTGGGCGTGGTGCGGCTGCCGACCGCGCAGGCGCGGCTGGGCTGGCTGGCCAGCAGGCTCGGCGACCTGCCGGGCTCGGGGATCATCTACACGCTGACCGTCGCGGCCACCGAGGAGGTCGCAGGCTACCTGCGCGACCAGGGCTACGAGGTGGCCTCCTACTCCGGGCGCACCGACCCCGCCGAACGGCAGCGCGCCGAGGAGGACCTGCTGGCGAACCGGGTCAAGGCGCTGGTGGCGACCTCCGCGCTGGGCATGGGCTTCGACAAGCCCGACCTCGGTTTCGTGGCACACCTGGGGGCGCCGTCGTCGCCGATCGCCTACTACCAGCAGATCGGCCGCGCGGGCCGCGGCGTGCGGCGGGCGGACGCGCTGCTGCTGCCCGGCCCCGAGGACCAGGACATCTGGTCGTACTTCGCGTCGCTGGCCTTCCCGCCGGAGTCGACCGTGCGCGCGATCCTCGACGCGCTGGCCGAAGCCGGCGGGACGCTGTCCACCGCGGCGCTGGAGCCGCGCGTCGAGCTGGGCCGCACCCGGCTGGAGATGGTGCTCAAGGTGCTCGACGTCGACGGCGCGGTGCGCCGCGTCAAGGGCGGCTGGGAGGCCACCGGCCAGCCGTGGTCCTACGACGCCGAACGCTACGAGCGCATCAACGCCGAGCGCCGAGCGGAGCAGCAGGCGATGCTGGACTACCTCGCCACCTCCGGCTGCCGGATGGAGTTCCTGCGCCGCCAGCTCGACGACCCGGGCGCACAACCCTGCGGGCGCTGCGACAACTGCACCGGCGCCGGTTACTCCGCCGAGGTCGACGAGCGGGCCGTCGAGCAGGCCGGGGAGCGCCTGCGCAGGCCGGGAGTCGAGCTGTCGCCGCGCAAGATGTGGCCGACCGGGATGGAAGCGCTGGGCGTGCCGGTCTCGGGGAAGCTGCGGGCCGACGAGCTCACCGGGCAGGGCCGGGCGGTGGGCAGGCTGACCGACATCGGCTGGGGCAACCGGCTGCGCGAGCTCCTCGCCACCTCGGCACCGGACCAGGAGCTGCCCGAGGACCTGTTCAACGCCTGCGTGCAGGTGCTGGCGGCGTGGGACTGGGCGCAGCGGCCGGCCGGCGTGGTCGCACTGGGTTCCCGGACCCGGCCGAAGCTGGTGCGCAGCCTGGCCTCGCGGATCGCCGAGATCGGCAGGCTGCCGCTGCTCGGCGAGGTGGCCACCAACCCCGCCACGCGACCGCAGCGGGCCACCAACAGCGCCCAACGGATCGCCGCGCTGTGGCAGCAGTTCCGGGTACCGCAGGAGCTCGCCGCGCGGCTGTCCGCGCTCGACGGCCCGGTGCTGCTGATGGACGACTACGCCGACACCGGCTGGACGGCCACGATCGCCGGCAGGCTGCTCCGCGAGGCCGGCGCCCCGGCGGTGCTGCCGTTCGCGCTGGCGACGACTGGCTGA